A single genomic interval of Candidatus Poribacteria bacterium harbors:
- a CDS encoding zinc-binding alcohol dehydrogenase has protein sequence MAQTGTQVVVRPDNSVGTKVTEIRSPGRGEVLVETVCTLISAGTELGTQEQGRTDDFTPGYSNTGRIVEIGEAVEGYEIGDRVLSLGHHASHVTVSAAPQSLAKLPDSVSFDEGTFGVLGSVAMHGVRKARIELGEFACITGMGLVGQLALQLAAQTGAELLFAIDLSDARLDVAKVSGATHLLNPNRCDLRSEVANITEGRGLDVTIEASGYPELLPIAFDMARIGGRIMALGSIWHRKVEVDFMDFHLKELTLVGCHQPKCPTVATPAFPWTQQYNRRQILKMIERGGINVNRLITHRLPYTEAGEAYRLLRDERDKSLGAVLTW, from the coding sequence ATGGCACAAACAGGTACACAGGTTGTTGTAAGACCGGACAATAGCGTAGGAACGAAGGTGACTGAGATTCGGTCGCCGGGACGGGGTGAGGTACTTGTTGAGACAGTGTGTACGCTGATTAGCGCGGGCACGGAACTCGGCACGCAAGAGCAGGGACGGACCGACGATTTTACCCCCGGTTATTCAAACACCGGCCGAATTGTCGAAATTGGTGAAGCGGTGGAGGGGTACGAAATCGGGGACCGTGTATTGTCGCTAGGACACCACGCAAGTCATGTTACTGTGTCTGCTGCACCACAGTCGCTGGCGAAGCTGCCGGATAGCGTGTCCTTCGATGAGGGTACTTTCGGTGTGCTTGGCAGTGTTGCGATGCACGGTGTCAGAAAGGCTCGGATTGAGCTGGGTGAGTTCGCCTGCATTACGGGGATGGGACTTGTCGGTCAGTTAGCGCTGCAGCTTGCGGCGCAAACAGGTGCTGAGTTACTCTTTGCGATTGATTTAAGTGATGCGCGGTTAGATGTGGCAAAAGTTTCAGGAGCGACGCACCTACTGAATCCGAACCGCTGTGATCTCCGTTCGGAAGTCGCTAACATCACTGAAGGACGCGGACTGGATGTGACTATCGAGGCTTCTGGCTACCCGGAGCTGCTTCCTATTGCATTTGACATGGCGCGGATTGGCGGGCGCATCATGGCGTTGGGATCGATCTGGCACCGAAAGGTCGAGGTGGATTTTATGGACTTTCATCTGAAGGAACTCACCTTAGTTGGGTGTCATCAGCCGAAATGCCCGACGGTTGCGACGCCTGCGTTTCCTTGGACACAGCAATATAACCGACGGCAGATTTTGAAGATGATTGAGCGTGGCGGAATCAATGTGAATCGTTTAATCACACACCGACTGCCATATACAGAAGCGGGTGAAGCTTACCGGCTGCTGCGCGATGAACGTGACAAATCGTTGGGGGCTGTGTTGACTTGGTAG
- a CDS encoding transposase, translated as AIKRANRAHSRTQKKSKNRQRARLDLARKHRKIERQRADFHWKLAHQLTDEYDEIRLEDLNLKGIKRLWGRKVSDLGFADFVKKLMYIAQKKGVKIRFIDKWYPSSKTCSACGAINQALNLRDRNWRCNDCGTTHDRDRNAAINIFRVGASTREGEDIRGGSPSNPCR; from the coding sequence ATGCTATCAAACGTGCCAACCGAGCGCATTCACGGACTCAGAAGAAATCAAAGAATCGTCAAAGAGCAAGGCTTGACTTGGCACGCAAGCACCGCAAGATTGAACGGCAACGAGCGGACTTCCATTGGAAACTTGCACACCAACTGACTGACGAATACGACGAGATACGGCTCGAAGATTTGAACCTTAAAGGCATCAAACGCCTTTGGGGGCGCAAAGTCAGTGATTTAGGCTTTGCCGATTTTGTCAAAAAGTTGATGTATATTGCACAAAAGAAGGGTGTTAAAATCAGGTTCATTGATAAATGGTATCCTTCGAGTAAAACCTGTTCGGCTTGTGGTGCTATTAATCAAGCGTTGAACTTGCGTGATAGAAACTGGCGTTGTAACGATTGTGGCACGACACATGACCGAGACCGCAACGCTGCAATTAACATCTTTCGGGTTGGGGCATCAACCCGCGAAGGAGAGGATATAAGAGGCGGTTCGCCGTCCAATCCTTGTCGATAG